Proteins found in one Carassius auratus strain Wakin chromosome 12, ASM336829v1, whole genome shotgun sequence genomic segment:
- the LOC113112096 gene encoding alpha-N-acetylgalactosaminide alpha-2,6-sialyltransferase 1-like: MQNAWAVISIILTCCMLLYLVLWMNLSEQFYSKTVIISASILSQLGIPSLYSEKPIYSTDQEINITPIPVLYKKIFTKLPVWDFEDFYLRDNEARDPTCPKSLYNTEDLKFKEKVLPDIQLWLYKGLLNITEWNRLAHFNNPFGFMEYKYNEIKRAVDLIPKPKSSILLPVHENSKDGCVRCAVVGSSGILNNSKMGKEIDSHDYVFRVNGAVTQGYEEDVGNRTSVYIHTAFSLYSNILSLKKYGFNSVPQDEGIKYVMIPEGRRDFEWLQGLLQRKEANGSFKGVRPLKYFEGKFNESRFYVLHPDFLRYIRNRLMPSKQMQGIHWSLYRPTNGAFALFLAIHTCDIVDAYGFITEDHHKYSNYYYEKLKKTNVIFYINHDYGLEIKTWKKLHDSGIIRLFQRH; encoded by the exons ATGCAGAACGCCTGGGCTGTTATTAGCATCATACTGACTTGTTGCATGCTGCTTTATCTAGTGCTTTGGATGAATCTTTCTGAACAGTTTTACAG CAAAACTGTCATCATTTCTGCATCAATTTTATCACAACTTGGAATTCCTAGTTTGTACAGTGAAAAACCCATTTACTCCACTGATCAAGAAATCAACATAACACCTATTCCAGTTCTCTATAAGAAAATTTTTACAAAACTTCCAGTGTGGGATTTTGAAGACTTTTATTTGCGAGACAATGAAGCAAGAGATCCT ACCTGTCCAAAGTCCCTTTACAACACAGAGGATCTCAAGTTCAAGGAGAAAGTTCTTCCTGACATTCAGCTGTGGCTGTACAAAGGTCTACTCAACATAACAGAATGGAATCGATTAGCACACTTCAACAATCCCTTCGGCTTCATGGAATACAAGTACAATG AGATAAAAAGAGCAGTGGATTTGATACCAAAGCCCAAGTCTTCAATATTACTGCCTGTGCATGAAAATTCAAAGGATGGCTGTGTCCGCTGTGCTGTTGTGGGCTCTAGTGGCATTCTCAATAACTCAAAGATGGGCAAAGAGATAGATTCCCATGATTATGTTTTTCG AGTAAATGGGGCTGTTACTCAAGGTTACGAGGAGGATGTTGGAAATAGAACATCAGTTTATATACACACGGCTTTTTCCTTGTATTCCAACATTCTGAGTTTAAAAAAGTACGGCTTTAACAGTGTTCCACAAGATGAG GGTATCAAATATGTAATGATCCCTGAAGGCCGGAGGGACTTTGAGTGGCTCCAAGGCCTTTTGCAGAGAAAAGAAGCCAACGGGTCATTCAAGGGTGTGAG GCCACTGAAATATTTCGAAGGGAAATTTAACGAGAGTAGATTCTATGTTCTTCACCCTGACTTTCTTCGATACATTCGCAACAG attaATGCCTTCCAAACAAATGCAGGGCATTCACTGGTCATTGTACCGACCGACCAATGGAGCGTTTGCTTTGTTCTTGGCTATTCACACATGTGATATT GTGGACGCCTATGGATTTAtcacagaagaccaccataagTACTCCAACTATTAttatgaaaagttaaaaaaaacaaatgtaattttctaTATCAACCATGACTATGGACTGGAGATAAAGACTTGGAAGAAACTGCATGACTCTGGAATCATTAGACTTTTCCAAAGACACTAA
- the LOC113112097 gene encoding alpha-N-acetylgalactosaminide alpha-2,6-sialyltransferase 1-like — translation MQNAWAVISIILTCCMLLYLVLWMNLSEQFYSKTVIISASILSQLGIPSLYSEKPIYSTEQEINITPIPVLYKKNFTKLPVWDFEDFYLRDNEARDPTCPKSLYNTEDLKFKEKVLPDIQLWLYKGLLNITEWNRLAHFNNPFGFMEYKYNEIKRAVDLIPKPKSSILLPVHENSKDGCIRCAVVGSSGILNNSKMGKEIDSHDYVFRVNGAVTQGYEEDVGNRTSVYIHTAFSLYSNILSLKKYGFNSVPQDEGIKYVMIPEGRRDFEWLQGLLQRKEANGSFKGVRPLKYFEGKFNESRFYVLHPDFLRYIRNRLMPSKQMQGIHWSLYRPTNGAFALFLAIHTCDIVDAYGFITEDHHKYSNYYYEKLKKTNVIFYINHDYGLEIKTWKKLHDSGIIRLFQRH, via the exons ATGCAGAACGCCTGGGCTGTTATTAGCATCATACTGACTTGTTGCATGCTGCTTTATCTAGTGCTTTGGATGAATCTTTCTGAACAGTTTTACAG CAAAACTGTCATCATTTCTGCATCAATTTTATCACAACTTGGAATTCCTAGTTTGTACAGTGAAAAACCCATTTACTCCACTGAGCAAGAAATCAACATAACACCTATTCCAGTTCTCTATAAGAAAAATTTTACAAAACTTCCAGTGTGGGATTTTGAAGACTTTTATTTGCGAGACAATGAAGCAAGAGATCCT ACCTGTCCAAAGTCCCTTTACAACACAGAGGATCTCAAGTTCAAGGAAAAAGTTCTTCCTGACATTCAGCTGTGGCTGTACAAAGGTCTACTCAACATAACAGAATGGAATCGATTAGCACACTTCAACAATCCCTTCGGCTTCATGGAATACAAGTACAATG AGATAAAAAGAGCAGTGGATTTGATACCAAAGCCCAAGTCTTCAATATTACTGCCTGTGCATGAAAATTCAAAGGATGGCTGTATCCGCTGTGCTGTTGTGGGCTCTAGTGGCATTCTCAATAACTCAAAGATGGGCAAAGAGATAGACTCCCATGATTATGTTTTTCG AGTAAATGGGGCTGTTACTCAAGGTTACGAGGAGGATGTTGGAAATAGAACATCAGTTTATATACACACGGCTTTTTCCTTGTATTCCAACATTCTGAGTTTAAAAAAGTACGGCTTTAACAGTGTTCCACAAGATGAG gGTATCAAATATGTTATGATCCCTGAAGGCCGGAGGGACTTTGAGTGGCTCCAAGGCCTTTTGCAGAGAAAAGAAGCCAACGGGTCATTCAAGGGTGTGAG GCCACTGAAATATTTCGAAGGGAAATTTAACGAGAGTAGATTCTATGTTCTTCACCCTGACTTTCTTCGATACATTCGCAACAG attaATGCCTTCCAAACAAATGCAGGGCATTCACTGGTCATTGTACCGACCGACCAATGGAGCGTTTGCTTTGTTCTTGGCTATTCACACATGTGATATT GTGGACGCCTATGGATTTAtcacagaagaccaccataagTACTCCAACTATTAttatgaaaagttaaaaaaaacaaatgtaattttctaTATCAACCATGACTATGGACTGGAGATAAAGACTTGGAAGAAACTGCATGACTCTGGAATCATTAGACTTTTCCAAAGACACTAA